Proteins encoded by one window of Teretinema zuelzerae:
- a CDS encoding glycine cleavage system protein H, with product MTEKTNDDCPGDRFYTERRLWIKKMQSGAAAAYEAGLAPQAFAAFGAPLYLETPGAGKTVPENRTLILFESAKTVAEIPAPFELTITDIHEALVDEPKNAAGDPWNSWLFRFTADENAVENARKNGALLDAETFARAIRNRA from the coding sequence ATGACTGAAAAGACGAACGACGACTGCCCGGGCGACCGCTTCTACACCGAACGGCGCCTCTGGATTAAAAAGATGCAAAGCGGCGCGGCCGCGGCATACGAAGCGGGACTCGCTCCGCAGGCCTTCGCGGCATTCGGAGCGCCCCTCTATCTTGAAACTCCCGGCGCGGGAAAAACGGTTCCCGAAAACCGAACGCTCATCCTCTTCGAGTCCGCCAAAACCGTCGCGGAAATCCCAGCCCCCTTCGAGCTCACAATAACCGACATACACGAAGCCCTCGTCGACGAACCCAAAAACGCCGCCGGGGATCCCTGGAACTCCTGGCTCTTCCGCTTCACCGCAGACGAGAATGCCGTGGAAAACGCCCGTAAAAACGGCGCCCTTCTCGACGCGGAAACCTTCGCCCGCGCCATAAGGAATCGCGCATGA
- a CDS encoding lipoate--protein ligase family protein has product MTGFFECRGIDLPWNNFARESLYMDRVRLGETILSVWRNPPAVVVGRNQEARTECRIAELEAAGGILARRMSGGGAVYHDEGTLNFSFVTRGSGEDSKTHIDIVRESLKSVGIECRTAGRNDLVAAAGAEERKIAGTAYHSRNGSFLFHGCVLVSTDMEKLERYLSPSEAKLRKNAIASVRSRVANLTDLNPEIGVDALSRALEAAFASFCARSGGTVSPIDPLGEKLVRAEAERFSDPEWRYGSGILSIEEKDGRIVRSRLYTDAL; this is encoded by the coding sequence ATGACCGGCTTCTTCGAATGCCGCGGCATCGATCTGCCGTGGAACAACTTCGCGCGAGAAAGCCTCTACATGGACCGGGTCCGCCTGGGCGAAACCATCCTCTCGGTGTGGAGAAATCCTCCCGCCGTCGTCGTCGGCAGAAACCAGGAAGCCCGAACGGAATGCCGGATCGCCGAACTCGAAGCCGCAGGCGGAATTCTCGCGCGCAGGATGAGCGGCGGCGGCGCGGTCTACCACGACGAAGGCACCCTCAATTTTTCATTCGTCACCCGCGGTTCGGGAGAGGACTCAAAAACGCACATCGACATAGTTCGGGAAAGTTTGAAATCGGTCGGGATCGAATGCCGAACCGCTGGACGGAACGATTTAGTCGCCGCCGCTGGCGCGGAAGAACGTAAAATAGCCGGCACCGCTTACCATTCCCGGAACGGCTCGTTCCTGTTCCACGGTTGCGTTCTGGTCTCCACCGACATGGAAAAGCTCGAACGATACCTCAGCCCCTCGGAGGCGAAGCTCCGGAAAAACGCGATCGCCTCCGTCCGCAGCCGCGTCGCGAATCTGACTGACCTTAATCCGGAGATCGGAGTCGACGCGCTCTCCCGCGCGCTCGAAGCGGCCTTCGCCTCTTTCTGCGCAAGGTCCGGCGGAACAGTCTCCCCGATCGACCCGCTCGGCGAGAAACTCGTACGTGCGGAAGCCGAGCGTTTTTCCGATCCCGAGTGGCGATACGGAAGCGGAATTCTCAGCATAGAAGAGAAAGACGGCCGCATCGTCCGCTCGCGGCTCTACACGGACGCCCTATGA
- a CDS encoding FAD-dependent oxidoreductase yields MKNLVADLAIIGSGPAGFEAALSAAAEGLSVAVIEKGRWGGVCLNWGCVPFKAFLDIAHRTAESPARRAMPPGEEVPAQLPAQPEMPAQTAQPVQTAQPVQTAQPAQTAQPAQTAQTAQPARSGGENIAEEIRRRCAELVAAGRADILAAFERSGILAIQGRASIAGAGLLEIDYADGSRAELKAKAVLIAAGRGIPEASPGLLRAEQFPLSLAAIPESATILGGGATGLECADALASLGARVVVMEKEERILPGADAFLSRRLKKSLEKKGIVFLAGRAAPLEPLPQTDITLDARGSAPNYRSLFAESSWTRGNIPPGARDGEESLFDSDGRFAVDGSGRTAVRGLYAAGDCTAGPCLATRASAQGRAVGKTIARDLAEGRASGTGAQKSRFPFCVYTKPQAAWTGTTEQDAEAAGITIIEGRSWAAGNAVARIGGSQDGFVRLFFRAGEHNQAGKLLGAQILCDGAAELVALAEAAITSELGAEELSRLNAPHPSYAELIPAAARNALEAARRPVL; encoded by the coding sequence ATGAAAAACCTGGTTGCGGATCTGGCGATCATCGGCTCGGGGCCCGCGGGCTTCGAAGCGGCTCTGAGCGCGGCGGCGGAAGGCCTCTCTGTAGCGGTGATCGAAAAAGGCCGCTGGGGCGGCGTCTGCCTCAACTGGGGCTGCGTCCCCTTCAAGGCCTTTCTGGACATCGCCCATCGTACGGCCGAATCCCCCGCTCGCCGGGCCATGCCGCCCGGCGAAGAAGTCCCCGCGCAACTTCCAGCGCAGCCGGAAATGCCGGCGCAAACAGCTCAACCAGTGCAAACAGCTCAACCAGTGCAAACAGCTCAACCGGCGCAAACAGCTCAACCGGCGCAAACAGCGCAAACAGCTCAACCGGCGCGTTCAGGCGGCGAAAACATCGCCGAGGAAATCAGGAGGCGGTGCGCCGAACTCGTAGCCGCGGGCCGGGCCGACATTCTCGCCGCCTTCGAAAGAAGCGGCATACTCGCGATCCAGGGACGTGCCTCGATCGCCGGAGCGGGTCTATTGGAAATCGACTATGCGGACGGCAGCCGCGCCGAATTGAAGGCGAAGGCCGTCCTCATCGCCGCGGGGAGGGGAATTCCGGAAGCGTCGCCCGGACTTCTCAGAGCGGAACAGTTTCCGCTCTCCCTCGCCGCTATCCCGGAATCCGCGACCATCCTGGGAGGAGGAGCGACCGGCCTTGAATGCGCGGACGCGCTCGCCTCGCTGGGCGCGCGAGTCGTCGTCATGGAAAAAGAAGAACGCATTTTGCCGGGCGCCGATGCCTTTCTGTCGCGACGGCTTAAAAAAAGCCTCGAGAAAAAGGGCATCGTCTTTCTCGCCGGACGCGCTGCGCCGCTCGAGCCTCTTCCCCAAACCGACATCACGCTCGACGCCCGCGGCTCGGCGCCAAACTACCGAAGCCTTTTCGCGGAAAGCTCATGGACGCGCGGAAACATCCCTCCCGGCGCAAGGGACGGCGAGGAATCCCTGTTCGACAGCGACGGACGCTTCGCGGTTGACGGTTCGGGCAGGACGGCGGTACGAGGCCTCTACGCCGCGGGCGATTGCACGGCCGGCCCCTGTCTCGCGACCCGCGCCTCGGCACAGGGCCGCGCCGTCGGTAAAACGATCGCGCGCGATCTGGCGGAAGGCCGGGCGAGCGGAACCGGGGCGCAGAAAAGCCGATTCCCCTTCTGCGTCTATACAAAGCCCCAGGCCGCGTGGACAGGAACGACCGAACAGGACGCAGAGGCAGCCGGTATTACTATAATAGAAGGAAGATCGTGGGCAGCGGGAAACGCCGTGGCGCGCATCGGAGGAAGCCAAGACGGATTCGTTCGTCTTTTTTTCAGGGCGGGCGAACATAATCAGGCGGGAAAACTCCTCGGCGCGCAGATTCTCTGCGACGGAGCCGCCGAACTCGTCGCCCTCGCCGAGGCGGCGATAACGTCGGAACTAGGAGCGGAAGAGCTTTCTCGGCTGAACGCGCCTCATCCGTCCTATGCGGAACTCATCCCCGCGGCCGCGCGGAACGCCCTCGAGGCCGCAAGGCGCCCGGTTCTATAA
- a CDS encoding cytochrome c biogenesis CcdA family protein encodes MRTFFRFARFIALIATFSLPAGAFALDAEPPVRIEYYGEIGCAHCDLFAEKDLPAAERASGLKVEAAYFDILSAEGFSRCERELSLRGESFSVFPVLIAGNNVYQGNAAIEENLIPELLHFAEHGSWRAKLASSKTDRSASEKSGIGTSDGAQAGSPFVLSFWPVAAAGLVDGINPCAFATMLFFLSWISLKGGSRTRVLGMGLAFIAGVFAAYTATGYGLSGVLRAASFSRGLRAFFRWFFPALALLFAVLSFRDAVRARKGNPEGMALQLPDFLKKLTHKRIRGTRTSGGLPVLAISFFCTGAVVSVLELACTGQVYFPALAYMVQASGTGSAPILWLLLYNAAFILPLSAILVMVLGGISQDSIRSFFSRNLAASKAVMGVLFLALGAIMYLSGSIAL; translated from the coding sequence CTTCTCTCTGCCTGCCGGCGCGTTCGCACTGGACGCTGAGCCTCCGGTCCGGATCGAGTATTACGGAGAAATCGGCTGCGCCCATTGCGACCTCTTCGCTGAAAAGGACTTGCCCGCCGCCGAGCGCGCAAGCGGCTTGAAGGTCGAAGCGGCGTATTTCGATATTCTTTCCGCAGAGGGCTTCAGCCGGTGCGAACGGGAGCTCTCCCTGAGAGGCGAGTCTTTTTCCGTTTTTCCGGTGCTGATCGCGGGGAACAACGTGTATCAGGGCAACGCTGCGATCGAAGAAAACCTGATTCCCGAACTGCTGCATTTCGCTGAACACGGTTCGTGGCGCGCCAAGCTCGCTTCGTCCAAAACCGATCGATCCGCCTCTGAAAAATCAGGCATCGGCACCTCGGACGGGGCTCAGGCGGGGAGTCCCTTCGTGCTTTCCTTTTGGCCGGTCGCGGCGGCGGGGCTTGTGGACGGAATAAATCCGTGCGCCTTCGCGACCATGCTCTTTTTTCTTTCGTGGATTAGCCTGAAAGGCGGATCGCGTACGCGCGTCCTGGGCATGGGCCTCGCCTTTATCGCGGGAGTTTTCGCCGCGTACACGGCTACGGGCTACGGCCTTTCCGGCGTTCTCCGCGCGGCTTCCTTCAGCCGCGGCCTGCGCGCGTTCTTCCGCTGGTTCTTTCCGGCTCTGGCCCTGCTTTTTGCCGTTTTATCGTTCCGGGACGCCGTTCGGGCGCGGAAGGGAAACCCCGAAGGAATGGCGTTGCAGCTGCCTGATTTTCTGAAAAAACTGACGCACAAGCGCATTCGCGGAACGCGCACATCCGGAGGCCTTCCCGTCCTGGCGATTTCGTTTTTCTGTACGGGAGCGGTCGTTTCCGTGCTGGAGCTGGCCTGCACCGGCCAGGTGTACTTTCCCGCCCTCGCGTACATGGTCCAGGCATCCGGAACCGGCTCTGCACCGATTCTCTGGCTTCTTCTCTACAACGCCGCCTTCATCCTGCCGCTGTCCGCCATCCTTGTCATGGTTCTTGGCGGAATCAGCCAGGATTCCATCCGTTCGTTTTTTTCCCGGAATCTCGCGGCGTCGAAGGCAGTCATGGGAGTTCTCTTTCTCGCACTGGGCGCGATCATGTACCTGTCCGGATCGATCGCGTTATAG